The following proteins are co-located in the Procambarus clarkii isolate CNS0578487 chromosome 4, FALCON_Pclarkii_2.0, whole genome shotgun sequence genome:
- the LOC138370650 gene encoding uncharacterized protein, with protein MDTAGDLKKILTGLKRHLTRQINKCQDLSQQSPVDYLELESYLQVAKNKFEQIKVHITQYLSELSRTQITETDLDDIMRGLAQYEDDVQVKLQPFTKLIAKNNVVTASTNLQQPKVKLPLISLPTFSVSENECWDDFWNKFVDAIDSKTGIPKTTKFTYLEGQLRDEALKVISNLTLTSDIYDLAVQLLKSNYNDCERTITFYSKNSWTYQQQIIL; from the coding sequence ATGGATACAGCTGGAGACCTGAAAAAGATTCTTACAGGTCTGAAAAGGCACTTAACCCGGCAGATTAATAAATGTCAAGATCTGTCTCAACAGTCGCCTGTTGACTATTTAGAACTGGAAAGTTATCTCCAAGTGGCTAAAAACAAATTTGAGCAAATTAAAGTTCACATAACTCAGTATTTGTCTGAACTCAGTAGGACACAAATTACAGAAACAGACCTAGATGATATCATGCGAGGTTTAGCCCAGTACGAAGATGATGTACAGGTCAAATTACAACCCTTTACTAAGTTGATTGCTAAAAATAATGTAGTCACAGCTTCTACCAATCTTCAACAACCAAAAGTTAAATTACCACTGATCAGTCTACCAACATTCTCTGTTAGTGAGAATGAATGTTGGGATGACTTTTGGAATAAGTTCGTAGATGCCATAGACTCCAAAACTGGAATTCCCAAGACTACTAAGTTCACATATCTCGAAGGTCAACTCAGAGATGAAGCTTTGAAGGTGATCTCGAATCTGACTTTGACCAGTGATATTTATGACTTAGCAGTCCAATTGCTTAAGAGTAATTACAATGATTGTGAGAGGACTATTACATTTTACTCCAAAAATTCTTGGACCTACCAACAGCAAATAATTCTATAG
- the LOC138370656 gene encoding uncharacterized protein, which translates to MELTALLVGVRLSHCLTKTLSNIHFGEIVVWSNNETVLQWVRNNNNKTSYVSNRVREIHELSAGYKLRHVPTKDNPTDYLLRGLTLKQLIKSQMWFNARLWLISDQWPEQKPQVIVTNITAPTVDPEPPRSLAINPHNYCSLCTLLRVTPHVFYFLNEIGISYRFPSAIIYWIKRAQQETYGNEYEHLPDKLTTSLGIWCDSNHHNILRYGGHLLHAEIDLETKNPVLLPRHHIGTKLIVLHHHQYGTLRGGVLDTLTDLRQKFWLPQGRQTVKSLINSCVVCRRYDARVCPYPRPPPLPRERVVHLRPFETTSVDYTGALILTGTPDKIPVKAYICLFTCATTRGVHLEVTSDISAQAFIQAFRRFAALRSCPKLMISDNGSNFVAGEACLRDIWVISN; encoded by the coding sequence ATGGAGCTGACTGCCTTGTTAGTGGGAGTAAGGTtgtctcattgcctgaccaagacactcagtaatattcactttggtgagatagtagtgtggtcaaacaatgagacagtcttacaatgggtaagaaataataataacaagacTTCTTACGTTAGTAACCGTGTTAGGGAGATCCATGAATTATCTGCAGGATATAAATTGAGACATGTCCCAACCAAGGACAATCCAACCGATTACCTATTAAGAGGTTTAACATTAAAGCAGCTAATTAAGTCTCAGATGTGGTTTAATGCACGTCTATGGCTGATTAGTGatcagtggcctgaacaaaagccacaagtcatagtgactaaTATCACTGCACCCACGGTGGACCCAGAACCTCCTCGATCTTTGGCTATCAATCCTCATAATTATTGTAGTTTATGTACGTTACTGAGAGTAACTCCACATGTGTTTTATTTTCTTAATGAGATAGGAATTAGTTATCGATTTCCCAGTGCTATCATATATTGGATCAAACGTGCTCAACAAGAGACTTATGGAAATGAGTATGAACATCTTCCAGACAAACTAACTACATCTCTGGGCATCTGGTGTGATTCAAATCACCACAATATACTGAGGTATGGAGGACATCTGCTTCATGCAGAGATTGATTTGGAAACTAAAAATCCAGTACTTTTGCCACGTCACCACATCGGCACAAAACttatagttttacatcaccatcaatatggcacTTTacgtggtggagtgttagacactctcaccgacctacGACAGAAAttttggcttccccaaggtcgccaAACTGTCAAATCACTCATTAACTCTTGTGTAGTTTGTAGAAGATatgacgctcgagtgtgtccttacccaagacctccaccactccccaggGAGCGAGTTGTCCACCTTCGTCCTTTTGAGACAACAAGTGTTGACTATACGGGAGCATTAATTTTAACAGGCACTCCAGATAAAATTCCGGTGAAAGCCtacatttgcctcttcacgtgtgcaaccacacgaggTGTACACTTAGAAGTAACTTCTGACATAAGTGCACAAGCAtttatccaagcttttcgtagatttgctgcACTCAGATCCTGCCCCAaattgatgatttcagataatgggtcaaattttgtggCCGGAGAAGCCTGTCTACGAGATATATGGGTAATAAGTAATTAA